The Calothrix sp. PCC 7507 DNA segment GTGAAGAAGCCCTGATTGTGGCACGTCGTCTGAATCGCCTAGTCAGCGAACAACCATTTGCAGTCAACAATCAGCATACTATTAATGTCACGATTAGTTTAGGCACAGCTTCTCTGGAAGCTGATGATGACGATCAAGGTATCAGCTTACTAGATCGTGCCGATCAATGTTTGTTGCAGGCTAAAGCAACTGGGCGCAACCGAGTTATTAGTTCAGACTATTTATCGCCTGTCTCACGTCTCAAAGCAGCTTCTTCTTAAGAGTGTTCAGTGTTGAGTTCCAGAAAATTTTGTAGTTTTATTTGTGATCAGGTCTAAAGCCATCACTATGAACTAGGACTATATTTTGATATTTAATGATGTTTCCCTATTTGTCAAAACTCAACACTCTTGATCGCACTCTGACAATCTGCTACGGATGCACCTTGTCGCATAGCCTTGACTAAGGCTTCATAACTAGGCCAATTTTCTTGCAGCAGGGTTTTGGCTTGGAGGGCATAAAACCGTTGTTTCTGCTGACGAACAGACGCAGCGAACCCCAAATTTGTCAAGACTCCTGCTAGCTTATTTTGATCATCTGCTCCACCTTCAGTATTATTGAAAACCAAAGTTTCGGCAGCAATACCCGCCATCCAAATAGTGCAGTAGCGATCTAGCATTTGGGCACTAATTTTACCCACTTGCAATTGAGATGCTAATTGATCATCATTAAAGGTGACACCGCCTTGTCCTGGTTGACCCTGTTTCCAAGCTTCCCATGCACTGAGAGTGTAGCCGCTGATGGGAATTTCAAACAAATAAGCGATCAGGAAGTGGCCAGCTTCATGATGAATGATGCGATCGCGATGTTCCTGAGAAAAGCCAGCAATCCAATCTAAAAATATAGTCCCCCCCTTACCTTGCAACCGGAAACTGTCGAAAGTGGCTATTCCCAAAATGGTGAAGGTGGCAAGCGCTGGTATTGTGGGTGACAAGTTGAATAATGGCCCCAGCAGCACTGAGAGAGTCATGAAAAAAATAGAGATTGCAACTAGATTTAAAGCAGTCTGGCTCATTACGTAGTTTCTGAATTTAGCTTCATCTTTCTTCATTATTCATTGATCAACAAATCGAAGCAAGGAGTATCGCTGCAGATCTCAACCATTCTGCTGCCAATGATCCCCGACTTTTTGAAAAAGTCGGGGATCTTTTGGATATAAGTCACCTTAGTCTCAATAAAATTTAGCAATATAAGGGTATATACGGTTATATTTGTCTTTTTCTACCAGCTACTCTCAAAAGAACAAGCTCTTAGTAACCTTAAAATATGCTGTGCCAATATCTACAAGTCTTGAGCGACCAAGTACCCAAGGCGATGAGTTATGTTAGCTAATTAGCGAATTTGTGTCTATCGCCATTAAGTATAATTATCCAGATACTATTTTACTCAAAGACTACCGTCCTATTCCCATATACCAATACGCGATTTCGCAGATGCGATCGCACTGCTCTTGCTAATACAACCCGCTCTAAGTCCTTACCTTTTCTAATCAAATCCTCAACCTCATCGCGGTGGCTGACTCTGACTACATCCTGTTCAATTATTGGGCCTGCATCTAAATCAGCAGTCGCATAATGAGCAGTTGCACCAATAATTTTCACCCCGCGTTCAAAAGCTCTGTGATAGGGATTAGCTCCCACAAAAGCAGGTAAAAATGAATGATGAATATTAATAATTTGCGGAAATTGTGCAATAAAATCGGCACTAACAATTTGCATATATTTCGCTAATACAACCAAATCAATATCGTATTGGCGCAGCAATTCTAGCTGTTTGGCTTCCTGTTCTGATTTATTATCCTTAGTTATGGGAATGTGACAATAGTCGATATTAAACTGCTCCGCTACTACCTTTAAGTCAGGATGATTACTGATAATGAGTGGAATTTCTGCCACAAATTCATTAGCACGTTGTCGCCAAATTAAATCGAATAGACAATGGTCTTGCCGACTTACCCAAATGGCAATACGTGGCACAGTATCAGAAAAGTGTAGTTCCCATTTAGCACCTAAAGGTTGAGCGATCGCACTAAATGCAGGTGCAATCAAATCTCGTGGTAAATTAAACCCTGTTAATTGCCATTCAATCCGAGAGAGAAATAACCCAGCCGCAAAGTCTGTATGCTGATCTGCATGGATAATATTACCGCCATTAGCATAGATAAAATTGGCAATTTTTGCTACCAATCCTCGTTGATCGGGACAGAAAATGAGTAATGTTGCTGTTGGATTGGTCATAAGAAAGTTGAATTACTAGTGATAACTTTGGAGACACTTTTGAAATTTTGCTTAAAAACCGCGCTTCTGTTTCCTTAGGAAGATGAAAAACTTTAATCCTTGCAGTATCAAGATATCTAGGTTTGAGTAGATGATTCACCACCACAAGACGTAAAACCCATAAATTAAGGTTTTTAAATTATCATCCGGAAAAAGTAATATCTAGAAGGAAAAATGAAAAAGTAAACTTCATTCGCTGCATTTTAAATCAACGTATAGAAAATTGAGGTTTCACATGCTGATCATTGTTTTGTCAATAATATTCTATTTAGTGATGGCTTACTGCTTCTTGACTGAATGGCTAGATTTTTTTATAGCAGACAAAGATATTACTTCAGAGCAACGCTCCATATCTTATGTAATTTTGATCATAGCCACTACTTTCTGGCCAGTAGTAGTGCCGATCGCTTACTTGGAACTATTAAAGTTTAATAGAAAACACAGAGAAATTTTTGATTTAATAAGAAACACATCAAAACCTAGAACTTATGATGTTTATGATAAATGATATCAAACTTGCCAACAGACGTATTACTAATATCCAATTGTTAATTTCTCCATGAAAACGCTAACCACTAGTAATTATTTATTAGTGCTAGACGAAGCTAAGGTATATTTTATTTGATATGAGCATTCTATAAATCTTCGTTTTACCCCACCCTAACCCTCCCCTTATCAAGCAGGGCTGTTTCATTCCCTAAAACAGGTAAAATTGCAAGGGTTAACGAGATAAAAATTTAGGGTAAGTACACAATTTTGACGATAATTTTTGCGTCTTCAAGCCCTAGATCGTGTTCTTTTTCTTTGCGCCTTCTCTACGAGACGCTACGTGAATGCGCCTACCCTGTGGGTTCCGCTTGCGGTATGCGTGAGAATATGCCCTTGACAAATCTCACACATTAGCGAATGAAACAGCCCTGGGCATTAAGGGGGGTAAAACCCGGATCTAAATATAAATCCGACTTGCGTATACACGGTAGCCTTGATCAGAGGGGTAATGCAATTCAAATCACAGCCAACCACTTTTCAAACATCCTCTAAAATCTATAGGCAATGACCACTAAAACCTTGATCTAGTGGGCTAAGTGGGTGTATGTCAAAAATCAAATAGTAGCCAGATAAAATCACATTTTAGCCTGTCCACGCCACTAAGATTTAACATTTTCAGCAGACTATTTTTTGCCTGCTGGAGTCGGGTTTTCAAAGTTTGGTAGAGACTGTTTTTTACTATTTTCTACAGGTTGTTTCCACTCTGATATGTCACGATTTACAGCATTTTCAAAATCTGTAGATACCAACAGCACATCTATATTACCATCAGGTTTCACAGATGGGTCAGCTTGAGCATATAAGAAACGACGGTTAAAATCAGGCTTACCCAAAATTAACTGATGGCTTTTCTGATTCTTGAGAAGAAGATTAATAGTTGTCTGGGGTTTATCTAAACCAAATTCTCTTTTTTGGTTAGCGGAGACTGATAAAGAGTAATTACTTTTAGCTGGAACCAACAAATCTAACAAATAGGAAACAATAGCATCATTTGCAGGCTCTGATATTGGAGTTTTAAGCAACCACTTAGGGTTATTCGACTTACCATTACGTTCTAGAGTCAGATTTACCTTTTGAGTTGTAATTATCAAAGACTGCACATCATCGGCTGTAAACGAGAAAATTTGCTGTTTTTTCTCTTTAACATCTTCTCGTCGAGTCGCACCTTGAATTTCGTAGAAATAGACAAAACTACCCAGACCCAGCGCTAGGAATATCAAAATTAAAGTTGTTTTTGTCATTGGTTATTGGTCATTTGTCATTTGTCATTTTTCCCCCTGCCCCCTGCCCCCTTGCTCTACCGTCGGTTCCACCAGATAATGGCTCCTGCTGACAACCCAATTAGAGGTAAAACTAATAGAGACGATAACGTTAAAAGATTGGCTTGGGCTGCTGTCAGGTTAATCCGACGGTTTTTTGCTTCTTTGGGGCGGATTGAAAGGGGTTGCTGGTCTTGTTGACTTAGCCAAGTGACTGAGTTGAGAAAAACGTCTCCATTTAGCTGCTTTTGAAATAAACCATCAGTGGCAAAATCTGAATTTCCTAACACTACTAACCTTGATTCGGTAGTAGCAGTGGGGGATGAGGGAGTAGGGTTAGATTTAGCTGCTAGTTTTCTTGTCAAAGCGACACCCAAGGTCAAAGGCCCTTTGAGGTCTTTATTGGGGTTAAACTCCAGTTTTTCGCTTTTCAAATCGCTTTCTGCCCAACTGTTAGGATAAGGTTTAGTTCGCAGTATAGGCGTAGCAATAACACCAGCTACCGGAGTAGTTTCTAAAGGTCGTGCTAACCGATAAAAAGAAATGCCGTTGCCAAAATCTTTGGTGATTGGGTGTTGACCGTAATCTGTGACTAAAGGCACCGCAGGGCCTAATCCTACACCCCCAGAAACATCGACGGCTAAACGATTATCCAGACGAATTCCCCAATTTTGTAGCAGGCTATTGAGTTTGGGATCAGTATTGGGATCAATCATCAGCAGCAAGTTACCGCCGCGATTGAGATAGTCTTGTAAGGCTTTGATTTCGCTGTCAAATAATTCTCGTTTGGGGCCAGCTACTACTAATACAGCAGCATCATCAGGAACTTTTGATTTTTCCGCGAGATTCAGCGGTGATGTAGTGTAATTTTTGTCACCTAATCCCTGAACCGCTTGAGACATTCCTCCCTCTGCGGCTGCAAGTTGGTGTTCGCCGTGTCCTTGGAGGAAATAAACTTTAGCTGTGCTGGTGCTGGTGAGTTGTTGCAGGCGATTAGTTAACTTAACTTCCGATAGCCTTTCATTCTCATTCACCACCTGCACTAATTGTTTTTTATCTTGGGATTCTAAATAAATTTCACCATAATCTTTGACACCAAACTTCTCTGCTAATCCCGGTCTGTCCTGGGGGTTAACGTACTCAAACTGAAACTTTGAGTTTTGTCGGCGATAATTTTCTAACAGTTCCCGGTCTTGGGGATTTTGGATAACATCAAATACCCATATTTTAACTGGCTGTGGTAGCGATCGCGCCAGTTCCCGTGATTGGGGGGCGAGGGTAAACAACTGAGTTTCTGTTAAGTCTGTCCGCAGGTGGTAGCGAGTACCTAAAAAGTTAATCAGTCCTAAAATTGCTAATACTGCTAGAGTTGCAATCAAGGCATTCGTACTGGCTAGGATAGAACGCCGAGTCCACCATTGACTTTGTTGGCTTTGCCATATCACCCACAACCCGCTAATGACAATTCCTGTGATGAGAAATGCTAACGGGATTGGCCCCCACTTTTCGGAAACTAACCCAGCTGTTAAGCCTGCAACCAATAGGAAGGGACCGAACCAAAACAGATATTGCCAAATTCTATTTTTCATGTCATTTGTCATTGGTCATTGGTCATTGGTCATTTGTCATTTGTCATTTGTCATTTGTTATTTGTCCTCTTTTAATGACTAATAATTACTGACACCAATTTGAAAAGAGAATGCGACAGATGAATTCCCTGAAGCCAGATGCAGAAAGGAACTCCCAATCCAAAATCCAAAATTTAAAATCTAAAATGGTATGACTACTGACGCTGGAAGCGCAGTGCATCAATTGATTGTGATGTGAGAAAAATGCCCAAAAAAATGTAACTGCCAAAGAGAATCAAGGCGCTGGTGTCAAAAATTCCTTGAATCAGGGTGTTGTAATGTTTCAGTAATGAAAAATAACCCAAGGCTTCTCCTATGGAACCACCAATATTTTTGGCAATGACATCAATGAACAATAACAATAAAATGACTGCGAAGGTGAGGACGGCAGAGAGGATTGTACTATCGGTTAAGGAGGAAATAAACATTCCCAATGATAAAATTGCAGCTGCCAGTAATATTAATCCGAAATGACCTAGTAAGAGAATTACTAGGGGCATTGGTGGATTGGCGCTATTGATGGCAAATGCTTCAAACGCTAGCATGGGTGCAACCATCGAGATGAAGAAAGTTAGCACTCCTAATAATTTACCCACAGCTACCGCCCAGTTTGTGACTGGTGACGTGGCTAGAAGTTCTAAAGTGCCCCGTTTGCGTTCTTCTGCATAAAGTCCCATTGAAAGAATTGGCAGTATGAACAACAATAACCAACCCATGCGATCTAAAAATGCCCGGACAAATTCGTAGGGGACATCTATGGGCGGTATTGTGACTCCTAGTTGTTGTCCTTGTAAATCGTATGCGGCAACTGCTGGTAAAATGCCATCTGGCCCCAACAAAATCATCACTAAAAATAACCCGGCTATGAACCAAAACACGCCGGCGATCGCATACGCTAAAGGTGATACAAAATAACTCTGTAACTCTCGGCGATAAATGGCAATAATATTGCCAATTACTATACCCATTTATGCTGCTTCTCCTTCTTTGTCTGCTGAGTCTTCAATAGGTTCGACGTTTTTTTCTTCTGTGGTTAGTTGCAAGAACACATCTTCGAGGGTGGCGCTGACACGACGCATTTCATGTAAACCAAATCCTGAACGCACTAAGGCAATGGTGATTTCTTGTCCTGGTTCTTGTCCTGGTTGTGAAATTACCCGCAGATAAGCACGATTTTCCTGCACGGGGATATGACTATGCATCAGGGCTGTAGGAATAGATTCTACCAGACTGACACCTGGTACATTTTGCAGTACCTGTTTTGCTAGGGCAGCTTCTCCAGCAATTTCTAATTCATATCCAGACCCACCTGTCAACTGGGTCATGAGATTTTCTGGAGTGTTAGTTGCTACTATTTTGCCGCGATTGATGATGGCAACGCGGCTACAGGTCATGCTGACTTCTGGCAAAATATGCGTAGAAAGAATGATGGTGTGGGTTCCCGCCAGGCTTTTAATTAAATTCCGCACTTCAATGATTTGTCGAGGATCAAGTCCTACGGTGGGTTCATCAAGGATAATCGCTGGTGGATCGTGGACGATCGCCTGAGCAATCCCCACTCTTTGGCGATATCCTTTAGAAAGCTTGCGAATAATCACTCGCTGCTTTTCTTGTAAATTGCAGCGTTCAATGGCTGCTTGCACTTTCGCGGGGCGATCGCCTGCTGATACTCCCTTAATTCTGGCGACAAAGTGTAAAAATCCCTCTACCGTCATCTCTGGATATAACGGTGGCGTTTCGGGTAAATAACCAATTCGTTGGCGCACAGCCAGAGAATTCTTATGGACATCATACCCAGCAATCTTCGCTGTACCCTTAGTTGCAGGTAAGTAACCAGCTAAAATCCGCATAGTTGTAGTTTTGCCAGCGCCATTAGGGCCTAAAAACCCGAGGATTTCCCCTGGTTCGACGCTAAAAGTGACATCAGCGATCGCTGGTGTAGAACCGTAGGTTTTACTCAGATGCTCAACTTCAATCATCAGGCTCGTGGTGATAAGATATCAAACAATATTAGAACATGATGTTTTATTGGGGATTGGGGATTGGGGATTGGGGACTGGGGATTGGGGACTGGGGATTGGTGACTGGGGATTGGTGACAAATGACAAATCCCGATAGTGTTTTCTCATTAGTTCATGTCTTAATTTACCTGTCAGACTTCAGACTTCAGACTTCAGACTTTAAAATGTCATACAGTGCCTTTAGTTTCAACAAAGTTAAAAAAGACTTCAATCTGACAGTTGTTGAAAATCAAGACTTATTTCTCAATACAGAAGTTGTTGCACCTACAGATTACCTCAATATTACTTTGGCAGAGCATTTGCCTTTAGTAACTGCAATTAATACAGAAAAAGCACGTTCTGAATTAGTGATCATGCCAGTTATGATCGAGGTCAGACGTTATTTAAAGTACCAAATTAGTATTTTTTCTGGTTCAGAATTTAATGTTGATGCTGAAAAGGGGTTAGAGGGACGTTGTGATTTTATCTTGTGTAGATCGCAGGAACAATATGATATTACCAGTCCTGTTGTGACGATTGTGGAAGCCAAAAATGAGAGCATTAAATCAGGTTTGGGACAGTGTATTGCTACAATGATTGCAGCTAGATTGTTCAACCAACAACAAGAAAATTCTATCGATGAAATCTATGGTGTTGTCACAACAGGAACTGATTGGAAATTCTTGAAGCTTTGCGACAGTACTGTTTTTATTGACAAGCAAGATTATTTTATTAAGGAAGTAGACAAAATTTTAGGCATTTTGGCTATGAGTCTGACACTTCATTAAAAAGTTGAGATAGCAAATGCGATCGCAGTTTTGAACCCATTTGCCTAAGTGCGATCGCTCTGCTTGTCGCAAACATCCCATGAGTGGATCAAACGGAACTGGAGACTAGAGAAGAGTTTTCCCCAGTCCCAGTCCCCATATTTTGCTCAAGTGTGGAGATTCTAGGTACGAATCACCATAAGATCATGAACGGGGTGATTGAAAATCTGGAGGAGAATTTTATGGTTGTTTTGAGTGAAAATTTACCAAACTTACAGGGAAAAGTAGCAATTATTACTGGTGCGTCACGGGGAATTGGGCGAGCGATCGCCCAAGAATTAGCTAGGTACGGAGCCAATGTCGTGATTAATTATGCTAGTTCTAGCGCCGCTGCTGACAGCTTAGTTACAGAAATTACAGCAGCAAAAAATCAGGCGTTCGCCGAAGGCGTTGGCGAAGCCATCGCCCTGCAAGCTGATGTTTCCCAAGTTGATCAAGTAGATGCATTATTTAACGCCGTCATCGATAAATTTAAACGTATTGATATTTTAGTCAACAATGCAGGTATCACTCGCGACACACTGCTCTTACGGATGAAGCCAGAAGATTGGCAAGCCGTCATCGACCTCAACCTCACTGGTGTTTTCTTATGTACACGAGCCGCCAGTAAAGTCATGCTCAAACAACGTTCTGGACGGATTATCAACATTGCCTCCGTTGCTGGTCAAATGGGCAACCCTGGTCAAGCAAACTATAGCGCCGCCAAAGCAGGTGTGATTGGCTTTACCAAAACCGTTGCCAAAGAACTTGCTTCCCGTGGGATTACCGTTAACGCCGTCGCCCCTGGATTTATCGCCACCGACATGACCAGTAATCTCAGCAACACCGAAGAAATTCTCAAATACATTCCCCTCGGTCGCTACGGTCAACCAGAGGAAGTTGCTGGAATGGTGCGTTTTCTTGCCGCTGATCCCGCCGCCGCCTACATTACCGGACAAGTCTTTAACGTTGATGGTGGCATGGTAATGGCTTAGAGGAAAGTATGAAGTATGAAGTATGAAGTATGAAGTATGAATTAACCCTTCAGGCTTCAGGCTTCATCAAACATTCCTGAGCCTTTGCCAGATAGTAAAGCTCAAAAGCATAATAATGCTGATGACAGTTGCCAGCATCACCACCAGAGTCATCCCCTGGATTCTCATCGCTAGCACGTTGCAAACTAAAGTCACTGACCACAGAGTGATTGCTGCACGGCGTTGGGAGAATCCCCAAGCCAGCAAGCGGTGATGGAGGTGGTCTTTACCAGGGGTACTCATGGGATTTTTGCCCGCCATCAGTCGTCGCACAATTACTTGAGTAGTGTCTAACACTGGTAACAGCAAAAATAAAACAGTAGGGACTAGGGAAAATACGGTAGTTACTTGCAGTTTGCCTAAAATACTAGTTGCCGCTAACACATAACCGAAAAAGTATGCACCAGCATCACCCATGATGATCCTTG contains these protein-coding regions:
- the purU gene encoding formyltetrahydrofolate deformylase, with the protein product MTNPTATLLIFCPDQRGLVAKIANFIYANGGNIIHADQHTDFAAGLFLSRIEWQLTGFNLPRDLIAPAFSAIAQPLGAKWELHFSDTVPRIAIWVSRQDHCLFDLIWRQRANEFVAEIPLIISNHPDLKVVAEQFNIDYCHIPITKDNKSEQEAKQLELLRQYDIDLVVLAKYMQIVSADFIAQFPQIINIHHSFLPAFVGANPYHRAFERGVKIIGATAHYATADLDAGPIIEQDVVRVSHRDEVEDLIRKGKDLERVVLARAVRSHLRNRVLVYGNRTVVFE
- a CDS encoding DUF4340 domain-containing protein; translated protein: MTKTTLILIFLALGLGSFVYFYEIQGATRREDVKEKKQQIFSFTADDVQSLIITTQKVNLTLERNGKSNNPKWLLKTPISEPANDAIVSYLLDLLVPAKSNYSLSVSANQKREFGLDKPQTTINLLLKNQKSHQLILGKPDFNRRFLYAQADPSVKPDGNIDVLLVSTDFENAVNRDISEWKQPVENSKKQSLPNFENPTPAGKK
- a CDS encoding Gldg family protein, which encodes MTNDMKNRIWQYLFWFGPFLLVAGLTAGLVSEKWGPIPLAFLITGIVISGLWVIWQSQQSQWWTRRSILASTNALIATLAVLAILGLINFLGTRYHLRTDLTETQLFTLAPQSRELARSLPQPVKIWVFDVIQNPQDRELLENYRRQNSKFQFEYVNPQDRPGLAEKFGVKDYGEIYLESQDKKQLVQVVNENERLSEVKLTNRLQQLTSTSTAKVYFLQGHGEHQLAAAEGGMSQAVQGLGDKNYTTSPLNLAEKSKVPDDAAVLVVAGPKRELFDSEIKALQDYLNRGGNLLLMIDPNTDPKLNSLLQNWGIRLDNRLAVDVSGGVGLGPAVPLVTDYGQHPITKDFGNGISFYRLARPLETTPVAGVIATPILRTKPYPNSWAESDLKSEKLEFNPNKDLKGPLTLGVALTRKLAAKSNPTPSSPTATTESRLVVLGNSDFATDGLFQKQLNGDVFLNSVTWLSQQDQQPLSIRPKEAKNRRINLTAAQANLLTLSSLLVLPLIGLSAGAIIWWNRR
- a CDS encoding ABC transporter permease, translated to MGIVIGNIIAIYRRELQSYFVSPLAYAIAGVFWFIAGLFLVMILLGPDGILPAVAAYDLQGQQLGVTIPPIDVPYEFVRAFLDRMGWLLLFILPILSMGLYAEERKRGTLELLATSPVTNWAVAVGKLLGVLTFFISMVAPMLAFEAFAINSANPPMPLVILLLGHFGLILLAAAILSLGMFISSLTDSTILSAVLTFAVILLLLFIDVIAKNIGGSIGEALGYFSLLKHYNTLIQGIFDTSALILFGSYIFLGIFLTSQSIDALRFQRQ
- a CDS encoding ABC transporter ATP-binding protein, which codes for MIEVEHLSKTYGSTPAIADVTFSVEPGEILGFLGPNGAGKTTTMRILAGYLPATKGTAKIAGYDVHKNSLAVRQRIGYLPETPPLYPEMTVEGFLHFVARIKGVSAGDRPAKVQAAIERCNLQEKQRVIIRKLSKGYRQRVGIAQAIVHDPPAIILDEPTVGLDPRQIIEVRNLIKSLAGTHTIILSTHILPEVSMTCSRVAIINRGKIVATNTPENLMTQLTGGSGYELEIAGEAALAKQVLQNVPGVSLVESIPTALMHSHIPVQENRAYLRVISQPGQEPGQEITIALVRSGFGLHEMRRVSATLEDVFLQLTTEEKNVEPIEDSADKEGEAA
- the fabG gene encoding 3-oxoacyl-[acyl-carrier-protein] reductase: MVVLSENLPNLQGKVAIITGASRGIGRAIAQELARYGANVVINYASSSAAADSLVTEITAAKNQAFAEGVGEAIALQADVSQVDQVDALFNAVIDKFKRIDILVNNAGITRDTLLLRMKPEDWQAVIDLNLTGVFLCTRAASKVMLKQRSGRIINIASVAGQMGNPGQANYSAAKAGVIGFTKTVAKELASRGITVNAVAPGFIATDMTSNLSNTEEILKYIPLGRYGQPEEVAGMVRFLAADPAAAYITGQVFNVDGGMVMA